TCACCCATGAGCCTGGCCTTCCCCACGCGGAACCAGCCTCCCCTGGTGCTCGACATGGCCGCGGTATTCATGGGATACAAGGACGAACTCTTCCAGGAACACTTTGCCCTCTTCGCCAAGAGCCTGGGTCTTGCGGTCGCCCTACAGGCCCTCGGCGGCATCCTGGCCGGCATCTGGAAGCCCGAATTCCAACCGCCCCGTTCAAAATGGGAATCCAACCAGGGCGCCTTCCTGCTGGCCATGAAGGTCGATCATTTCATGGATCTGGACGAGTTCGAGCGGACCCTGGACGACTTCATTTCGAAGGCGCGGGAAATGCGGCCGTTCCCGGGCATGCCCCACGCGGAGCTGCCCGGTGGCATGGAGTGGCGGTGGGAAAGGGAGAACGAGGCGAAAGGCGTTCCGTTGAGCGACGACCACCGCAGGAAACTGGAAGACATCGCACGGGAATTCGAAGTTGAGCCACCCTATGGAGCGTTCGAATCCACGCGGTTTTGAATCAATCCACGCGATGCTTGCTGGATCTATATCACAAAAAGCCGTTGATGGGCGTATTTTCAGGCGCGGTCAGGCGGACCGGCGGTCGAACCAGGTTTCGTGCACGCGTAGCCACTCCAGCCCGTTCGGCTTCTCCTCATCACGGCGGAAGACCGCGGTGCTGTGCCTCGAAGTCGTCTCACCGCCCTCCGTCTGCCATTCCTCGTATTCCGCGACGATGAGTGCCCGGTCTGCTTCCAGTACCCGGACATTTTCGATCCAGATACGGATGCCCTGCCGGCCGGCGTGGGCATCATAGAGACCCTTCAGCAGCGGTCCACGTTCCACTTTACTGCCCTGTGGCATGACGATTACGAAGTCCTCGCCGAGGGC
The Gemmatimonadota bacterium genome window above contains:
- a CDS encoding DUF4440 domain-containing protein, which produces MTIQEACRSEIDALHRCFEDWFNGCVPRTAETFSRIDTALGEDFVIVMPQGSKVERGPLLKGLYDAHAGRQGIRIWIENVRVLEADRALIVAEYEEWQTEGGETTSRHSTAVFRRDEEKPNGLEWLRVHETWFDRRSA